In one Syntrophales bacterium genomic region, the following are encoded:
- a CDS encoding sigma-54 dependent transcriptional regulator, producing the protein MSKTILVVDDEVAICSSLGAILRDEGYDVITATSGEEALKIIDEELPDLVLLDIWLPGMDGIETLKVIREEYPSIRVIMMSGHGTIETAVKATKLGAFDFIEKPLHLDKVILLVKHALDMVHLEEENVFLKSKISQDYEIIGNSPATMELKEAISIIAPTNAWVLIMGENGTGKELVARAIHRMSRRASKPFIEVNCAAIPEELIESELFGHEKGAFTGATQKKRGKFDLAHEGTIFLDEVADMSLKAQAKILRILQEKRFERVGGTKMIHVDVRVIAATNKELEKEMESGRFRQDLYYRLNVIPLHIAPLRERKEDIPPLVHHFLKEFSVKEGLPEKTITSEAMEILMQHSWPGNVRELKNVIERLVIMVPGDVIRGRDIPFLSRGNHYESLENFPYNYGTLREAKREFEKQFILRKLKEFDGNISKTAEAIGVERSNLHRKIRSYGIEIKEDSYFS; encoded by the coding sequence ATGAGCAAAACAATACTGGTAGTTGATGATGAAGTAGCCATTTGCTCCTCATTGGGGGCTATACTTAGAGATGAGGGGTACGATGTGATTACCGCGACGAGTGGTGAAGAGGCTCTCAAGATAATAGATGAAGAACTACCCGATCTTGTCCTTTTGGATATATGGCTCCCTGGAATGGATGGGATTGAGACTTTGAAGGTCATAAGAGAGGAATACCCATCTATACGTGTGATAATGATGTCAGGTCACGGTACGATAGAGACAGCAGTGAAAGCAACCAAGCTGGGAGCGTTTGATTTTATAGAGAAACCTCTTCACCTGGATAAGGTTATCCTGCTCGTAAAGCACGCCCTGGATATGGTGCATTTGGAAGAGGAGAATGTATTTCTTAAATCAAAAATTTCCCAGGATTATGAAATAATTGGGAACAGTCCGGCTACGATGGAATTGAAAGAAGCTATAAGTATTATAGCACCGACAAATGCATGGGTGCTCATTATGGGCGAGAACGGAACGGGGAAGGAGTTGGTAGCCAGAGCGATTCATCGTATGAGCCGCCGCGCTTCCAAGCCGTTTATTGAGGTAAATTGTGCTGCCATTCCTGAGGAATTGATAGAGAGTGAACTTTTTGGTCATGAGAAAGGTGCTTTTACAGGTGCGACTCAAAAGAAGAGGGGAAAATTTGATTTGGCTCATGAAGGAACGATATTTCTTGACGAAGTTGCCGATATGTCCCTTAAGGCACAGGCAAAGATACTCCGTATTTTGCAAGAGAAGAGGTTTGAAAGGGTGGGTGGAACCAAGATGATTCATGTAGATGTACGGGTTATTGCAGCAACGAACAAAGAGCTTGAAAAGGAGATGGAAAGTGGAAGGTTCCGCCAGGATCTTTACTATAGATTGAATGTTATTCCCCTCCATATTGCACCCCTGAGGGAACGAAAAGAGGATATTCCCCCTCTTGTTCACCATTTTTTGAAAGAGTTTTCGGTTAAAGAAGGTTTGCCGGAAAAGACTATAACGAGTGAGGCCATGGAAATCTTGATGCAGCACTCATGGCCAGGCAACGTAAGGGAATTAAAAAATGTTATCGAGAGATTGGTAATAATGGTCCCCGGAGATGTGATACGGGGGAGAGATATTCCGTTTCTGTCGCGGGGTAACCATTATGAGTCTTTGGAGAATTTCCCTTATAATTACGGTACTCTGAGGGAGGCTAAGAGGGAGTTTGAGAAACAGTTTATACTTAGAAAGCTGAAGGAATTTGATGGTAACATTTCAAAAACGGCGGAAGCAATAGGTGTGGAGCGAAGTAATTTACACAGGAAGATACGAAGTTATGGTATTGAAATAAAGGAAGACTCATATTTTTCTTAA
- a CDS encoding flippase-like domain-containing protein — translation MKKFIVGSVISSFLIYLSFRDIPIDSVLNGFQNIKFRYLLLASSLMIIMQVIRSYRWGILLSPLQKVNFFTLFSVTNVGFLFIIAIPARLGELVRPYLISKKSNIPTGTALGTIIVERILDFLTLLLFLVFVLFCIPLPNSIIQSSVVIFILVLTVVSTLVILTLKLNNDPLSLVNRLSQSENFQSRVRNFLLSIVEGSKILVMPRILLGSFVFSLLFWLVNTLALYSTLKAVGLEISFIAALTVMIILITAISLPTAPGYLGNWHYACVFGLSIFGIQKDLALSFAIIYHFISIMITVLLGLPFLPSNSISIAELRKI, via the coding sequence ATGAAGAAGTTCATTGTAGGCTCGGTGATAAGTTCTTTCCTCATTTATTTATCTTTCAGGGATATACCCATTGACTCAGTACTCAACGGCTTTCAAAACATCAAATTTCGGTATCTTCTACTCGCTTCCAGCCTCATGATTATTATGCAAGTGATAAGATCGTACCGATGGGGTATTCTCCTTAGTCCTTTACAAAAGGTAAATTTTTTCACTCTCTTCAGTGTCACAAATGTAGGCTTTCTTTTCATAATAGCCATCCCTGCACGCCTAGGAGAGCTGGTTCGCCCATACCTCATTTCTAAAAAAAGTAACATCCCCACAGGTACCGCACTGGGAACAATAATCGTGGAAAGAATCCTGGACTTTCTCACATTACTATTATTCCTCGTTTTCGTTTTATTCTGTATACCCCTCCCAAACTCGATAATTCAATCAAGTGTAGTAATATTCATTCTGGTTTTAACTGTTGTATCCACCTTGGTCATACTCACTTTAAAACTGAACAATGACCCACTATCCCTTGTGAATAGATTATCACAATCAGAGAATTTCCAATCTAGAGTAAGGAACTTTCTACTTTCCATCGTGGAAGGATCAAAAATCCTAGTAATGCCTAGAATTCTCTTAGGATCTTTCGTTTTTTCCTTGTTATTCTGGCTCGTTAATACACTTGCACTCTACTCCACACTCAAGGCTGTTGGACTGGAAATTTCTTTCATCGCCGCCCTAACTGTCATGATTATTCTGATAACCGCGATTTCTCTACCCACTGCCCCTGGATATTTGGGAAATTGGCACTACGCTTGTGTTTTCGGACTCTCCATCTTTGGCATACAAAAGGATCTGGCTCTTTCATTTGCTATCATCTACCATTTCATCTCAATAATGATCACGGTACTTCTAGGATTACCTTTTCTACCTTCCAACAGCATTTCAATTGCCGAATTAAGAAAAATATGA
- a CDS encoding ABC transporter permease encodes MNFTRLGEMIRKEFTQLFRDKRVRHILILVPIVQIIVFGYVINFDLKYIRLAIHDQSKSRESRITKDAFTGNKIFKVVHENDWPIEHEKLLLKGKTDMVIKFPPNFSEKIRRGETAQVQILVDGSVSNMAATRVAYATAIIERLNQQFLKEIYPHELLFPNIDFRLRTWYNPNIYSRNFFVPGIVAFVVMLISLLFTSMAIIKEKEKGTMEQLIVTPIKAYEIIIGKTIPYIIISLLQMIFVALFAIYWFDLPMRGSIFALFLGVFLFLLSSIGIGLFISTISETQQQAMMTTFFFIQPSLLLSGFIFPIANMPIVVQWITYINPFRYILVIIRGVFLKGIGMDILWPQFLALGVLSTFFLTAATIRFKKRLD; translated from the coding sequence GTGAATTTCACTAGATTAGGGGAGATGATTCGCAAAGAGTTTACCCAGTTGTTTAGGGACAAAAGAGTCAGACATATCCTCATCCTGGTTCCTATCGTTCAAATTATAGTTTTTGGTTATGTGATAAACTTTGACCTTAAGTACATTCGACTGGCGATACACGACCAGTCTAAAAGTCGGGAGAGCAGAATCACCAAAGATGCATTTACGGGAAATAAAATTTTCAAGGTTGTTCACGAAAATGACTGGCCCATAGAACACGAAAAACTACTCCTGAAAGGCAAGACAGACATGGTGATCAAGTTTCCCCCTAATTTCAGCGAAAAGATACGTCGAGGTGAAACAGCCCAGGTACAGATACTGGTTGACGGCTCAGTAAGCAACATGGCAGCCACTCGGGTGGCATATGCCACAGCAATTATCGAGAGACTAAACCAGCAGTTTTTGAAAGAAATATACCCCCATGAGCTTTTGTTCCCAAACATCGATTTCCGTCTGCGGACATGGTACAACCCCAATATTTATAGCAGAAATTTCTTCGTCCCAGGTATTGTAGCATTTGTTGTCATGCTCATTTCTCTTCTATTCACTTCCATGGCCATCATAAAAGAAAAGGAAAAGGGTACCATGGAGCAACTAATAGTCACTCCCATAAAGGCCTACGAAATTATAATAGGTAAGACGATCCCATACATAATTATTTCTCTGCTTCAGATGATATTTGTTGCTTTATTCGCGATCTACTGGTTTGACTTACCCATGCGCGGAAGCATTTTCGCCCTCTTTCTTGGAGTTTTCCTTTTCCTTCTGAGCAGCATCGGAATTGGTCTTTTTATATCCACTATTTCTGAAACACAACAACAGGCCATGATGACCACATTTTTTTTCATTCAACCGTCGCTGTTGCTATCTGGATTCATCTTCCCCATCGCCAACATGCCCATTGTTGTTCAGTGGATCACATACATAAATCCTTTCCGTTACATACTGGTTATTATAAGAGGTGTATTCTTAAAGGGAATAGGTATGGATATTCTGTGGCCTCAGTTTCTCGCCTTAGGTGTTCTGAGCACATTCTTCCTCACAGCGGCAACAATACGCTTTAAGAAGCGCCTTGATTGA
- a CDS encoding ABC transporter permease — MSNVDGFLRKIYALSRKEIYHIIRDFRGLYLSFFLPILLTLLFGYALSLDVENVEIAVLDYDRSLLSRDFIRHLEASPYFHVTAHFDNDKTLSHYLDAGKVAIIITIPHDFSENIKSNRKAPIQVILDGSDPNFANIALAYITAFIEKQNKKLLMEFLNWQGIELLKPPLEARFRIWFNEDLESRNLIVPGIIGVIIMIAGAMITSLVIAREYENGTMETIKTLPISAGEFFFGKALPYFFITLVDVLIAILLGQLLFGIVMKGNFWVTILTVMLYLWVAISLGLLISTVAKSQLIANQIAPLVTFLPSMLLSDFIFPITNMPAPIQPISYVVPATYFIDVLKCVYLKDLPLSMIWTDIIVLLLMASLLGFLTWAQLRKEGLE, encoded by the coding sequence ATGTCTAATGTTGATGGGTTTCTGAGGAAAATTTACGCCCTTTCCAGGAAAGAAATCTACCATATCATAAGAGATTTCCGGGGACTTTACTTATCCTTTTTTCTCCCGATTCTACTCACCCTGCTTTTCGGATACGCATTAAGTCTTGATGTGGAAAACGTAGAAATTGCCGTTTTAGATTATGACCGTTCATTACTCAGCCGCGACTTTATACGCCACCTGGAAGCCTCGCCTTATTTTCACGTTACCGCTCATTTTGACAACGATAAAACATTATCGCACTACCTTGATGCTGGTAAAGTTGCGATAATTATAACAATTCCTCATGATTTCAGTGAAAATATAAAGTCTAACCGTAAAGCTCCCATACAGGTTATACTGGACGGTTCTGATCCAAACTTTGCTAACATTGCCCTAGCCTACATTACAGCATTTATTGAAAAACAAAATAAAAAACTCCTCATGGAATTTTTAAACTGGCAGGGCATTGAACTATTAAAACCGCCTTTGGAAGCCAGATTTCGGATATGGTTCAATGAAGATCTCGAAAGTCGAAACCTCATAGTCCCTGGCATCATAGGGGTTATAATTATGATAGCCGGCGCAATGATTACCTCACTTGTCATTGCAAGAGAATATGAAAATGGAACCATGGAAACCATTAAAACATTGCCCATAAGTGCTGGTGAATTCTTTTTTGGCAAAGCTCTTCCTTATTTTTTCATTACACTTGTTGACGTCTTGATAGCCATTCTTCTGGGTCAGCTCCTGTTTGGTATAGTTATGAAGGGCAATTTCTGGGTAACAATTTTAACCGTTATGCTATACCTTTGGGTTGCCATAAGTTTAGGTTTACTAATATCGACTGTGGCAAAATCCCAGTTAATCGCAAATCAGATAGCCCCACTTGTAACCTTTCTGCCATCAATGCTTCTCTCCGACTTCATATTCCCAATAACAAACATGCCGGCACCCATACAACCCATTTCATATGTGGTTCCCGCCACGTATTTCATCGACGTTCTCAAATGCGTTTACCTTAAAGATCTCCCTCTATCAATGATATGGACAGACATCATTGTGCTTCTATTAATGGCCTCACTTCTAGGATTTCTTACATGGGCACAATTGAGAAAGGAGGGGCTTGAGTGA
- a CDS encoding ABC transporter ATP-binding protein, which yields MANGQQREEKNETIVVNNLVKRFGNFTAVNGVSFSVKKGEIFGLLGANGSGKTTTIRMLCGIITPTAGEGWVAGFNIYTQTEEIKKSIGYMSQKFSLYEDLTLEENLRFYLGIYTVPKTLWRERIDWIIEMTNVGDMRKRITGELPQGWRQRLALGCALIHKPSILFLDEPTSGVDPATRKRFWKLIEQITDEGVTVLLTTHYMDEARNCNRIAMMNAGRIVATGMPEEIIAQACPHRKNADLNDAFINIIAANT from the coding sequence ATGGCAAATGGTCAGCAGAGGGAAGAAAAAAATGAAACCATTGTGGTGAACAACCTTGTTAAACGCTTTGGCAACTTTACGGCCGTTAACGGAGTCAGTTTCTCTGTAAAAAAGGGAGAAATTTTTGGACTTTTAGGAGCGAACGGTTCGGGTAAAACAACCACTATCAGGATGCTCTGCGGCATCATCACGCCGACTGCGGGAGAGGGATGGGTAGCCGGCTTCAACATTTACACTCAAACGGAGGAGATAAAGAAATCTATAGGTTATATGTCGCAGAAGTTTTCTCTTTATGAAGATCTTACACTTGAGGAAAATCTCCGCTTTTACCTCGGAATCTACACCGTACCAAAAACGCTATGGCGAGAGAGGATAGACTGGATTATCGAAATGACAAATGTAGGGGATATGCGCAAAAGGATTACCGGTGAACTCCCTCAGGGGTGGAGACAACGGCTCGCTCTAGGATGCGCGTTAATTCATAAACCCTCAATACTATTTCTTGATGAGCCGACATCAGGAGTGGACCCTGCAACGAGGAAGCGATTCTGGAAACTTATCGAGCAAATAACTGATGAAGGTGTTACGGTTCTTCTAACTACGCATTACATGGACGAAGCGAGAAATTGCAACAGAATTGCAATGATGAACGCCGGACGTATAGTTGCAACAGGTATGCCGGAAGAAATCATAGCACAGGCTTGTCCCCATAGAAAAAACGCCGATTTGAACGATGCGTTTATAAACATTATTGCTGCAAATACTTGA
- a CDS encoding ABC transporter ATP-binding protein, which produces MVKIAMCVKVESVSCIFHPSIVAVDNVSFEIKEGTITGLFGSDGSGKSTMLKMLATVIPPTSGRITIFGLDPIQNRKKVKNLIGYMPQRFGLYLDLTVQENLQFFMDIYGIPKHKREELKEKYLKFSNLLPFTDRLTRELSGGMKQKLALACVLVNEPKLLILDEPTSGVDPVSRREFWRILDRMRDRGITIIISTTYIDEVNYCDFLALMHRGKILTFDTPSSFQNNFPDLESAMIARIEAHDR; this is translated from the coding sequence TTGGTTAAGATAGCCATGTGTGTTAAAGTGGAAAGTGTGTCCTGTATCTTTCACCCATCCATTGTTGCCGTCGACAACGTGAGTTTTGAAATAAAAGAAGGAACGATCACCGGTCTGTTTGGCTCAGATGGTTCAGGTAAATCCACCATGCTCAAAATGCTCGCAACGGTGATCCCACCCACTTCTGGCCGGATTACTATCTTCGGACTAGACCCAATCCAAAATAGGAAAAAAGTTAAAAACCTAATAGGCTATATGCCTCAGCGTTTCGGTCTATACTTAGATCTCACCGTTCAAGAAAATTTACAATTCTTTATGGATATATATGGCATTCCAAAACACAAAAGAGAAGAATTGAAAGAAAAATATCTTAAATTTTCCAATCTGTTACCCTTTACCGATAGATTGACAAGAGAGCTTTCCGGAGGAATGAAACAGAAGCTCGCTTTGGCATGCGTACTTGTCAACGAACCCAAGCTTCTCATTCTAGATGAACCCACGAGCGGCGTAGACCCTGTTTCCCGGAGAGAATTTTGGAGAATCTTGGATAGAATGAGGGACAGAGGAATTACCATAATTATTTCTACAACTTACATCGATGAGGTCAATTATTGCGATTTCCTCGCGCTAATGCACAGGGGCAAAATACTAACTTTTGACACTCCCTCTTCTTTCCAAAATAACTTCCCTGATCTCGAATCAGCAATGATAGCCAGAATTGAGGCACATGACCGATAA
- a CDS encoding HlyD family efflux transporter periplasmic adaptor subunit, with protein MKKKFIIFSFIGLLITVALLVYWGQWKIKQSENYYSGTIEAKESRIAFQISGRVTFVHAKEGEFVTKDQTLAEIDTSEIQTWCDQSKANLERVTKTYQYLEQLLRIYSTTLPAEVTRATAALEAAKKTEEDALRNKNRYESLFVQQIVSEKDRDAVRLHAETASARRMEAEAILHTALGNLGKIDATKKEIEATKAQINQAKAMVDQCKLQLSYAKLKAPFDGVITSRNVEPGEVVNPSREVFTIADLRNVELKIFVEETNIGKVKPGQPVDVKVDTFPDKVYRGTVVFVSPEGEFTPKIIQTKKERVKLVYLVKISIPNPHLELKTGMPADAWLR; from the coding sequence TTGAAGAAAAAGTTTATAATTTTTTCTTTCATTGGGCTGCTCATTACTGTAGCGTTGCTCGTTTATTGGGGACAGTGGAAGATCAAGCAGTCAGAGAACTATTACTCAGGCACAATCGAAGCAAAAGAATCGCGTATCGCATTTCAGATAAGCGGCCGTGTTACCTTTGTTCATGCAAAAGAGGGAGAGTTTGTAACTAAGGATCAAACCCTTGCAGAAATTGACACGTCAGAAATACAGACGTGGTGCGATCAGTCAAAAGCTAATCTGGAAAGGGTAACCAAAACATACCAGTATCTGGAACAGCTCCTTCGCATTTATTCAACAACACTACCAGCGGAAGTCACAAGGGCTACTGCCGCACTAGAAGCAGCAAAGAAAACAGAAGAAGATGCTTTGCGGAACAAAAATCGATACGAAAGCCTGTTTGTTCAGCAGATTGTCTCTGAGAAGGACAGAGATGCTGTGCGTCTCCATGCCGAAACAGCTAGCGCTCGCCGGATGGAAGCTGAAGCAATCTTGCACACCGCTCTGGGAAATCTGGGCAAGATCGACGCAACTAAAAAGGAGATTGAGGCTACAAAGGCCCAGATAAACCAGGCAAAGGCAATGGTCGATCAATGCAAGCTTCAGCTAAGTTACGCAAAATTGAAAGCACCCTTTGATGGAGTTATCACAAGCCGTAACGTGGAACCAGGTGAAGTAGTTAATCCTTCAAGAGAAGTCTTTACAATTGCAGACTTGCGAAACGTAGAACTGAAGATCTTCGTCGAAGAGACCAACATAGGTAAGGTAAAACCTGGCCAACCGGTAGATGTGAAAGTGGATACATTCCCGGATAAAGTATACAGGGGCACGGTTGTATTTGTATCTCCAGAGGGAGAATTCACGCCTAAAATTATTCAGACAAAAAAGGAAAGAGTTAAACTTGTTTACCTTGTGAAGATCTCTATCCCCAATCCCCATCTAGAACTGAAAACAGGAATGCCTGCAGACGCTTGGTTAAGATAG
- the lon gene encoding endopeptidase La, whose product MINPRTSDDIRTIQIPEIIPILPMFNILVFPKMLMPMEVFGDQSLQLVDEAMAKDRLIGLILAKKPPLEMNCRPEDFYSIGTVGIILKMAKGFEKRAQLLVQGVCRYRIIEFIEGQPYLQARIEPLEDQEIKDIEVEALMVNLTNLFDRVVKLTPFMPQEFAAMAKNITEPGVLADLVASIINVTTEEKQAVLEILNVKERLREVTRLVNHQIEILELGNKIQSQVKSDMEKSQREYFLRQQLNAIRKELGETEEARPDIEEYRKRLAEKDLPDEVRKEAERELNRLERMHPSSAEYTVSSTYLDWIIALPWREHTEDNLDIKKARFVLDEDHYGLEKPKKRIIEYLAVRKLKPDTKGPILCFVGPPGTGKTSLGQSIARALGRKFVRIALGGVRDEAEIRGHRRTYIGALPGRIIQGIRRAESNNPVFMLDEIDKVGSDFRGDPSSALLEVLDPAQNYSFVDHYLDLPFDLSHVMFITTANVLDTIPPALRDRLEIIELASYTSEEKLQIARRYLIPRQIRENGLTEERISFTNGAIKLIISGYTREAGVRGLEREIAAICRGVACAVAEGYTGKTVIRQKDVPRYLGPIRTFQETAIRTSKPGVVMGLAWTPTGGELLFVEATAMPGNKGLTMTGQLGDVMKESATAALSYIRSNADSLGIDKNFFDKLDIHIHVPSGAIPKDGPSAGVTILTALTSLLTNKTVKKNIAMTGEITLRGLVLPVGGIKEKVLAAHRAGVKTVILPKWNQKDLEDIPAKTKRDMEFIFVDDTMDVLRAAGLLAS is encoded by the coding sequence ATGATTAACCCTAGAACATCAGATGACATAAGAACGATTCAAATTCCTGAAATAATCCCCATACTTCCTATGTTCAATATTCTAGTTTTCCCCAAAATGCTCATGCCTATGGAAGTCTTCGGTGACCAATCCCTACAGTTAGTTGACGAAGCTATGGCAAAGGACCGTTTAATCGGACTGATCCTTGCGAAGAAACCACCCCTAGAAATGAATTGCCGACCTGAAGACTTTTACAGCATAGGAACTGTGGGTATCATCTTGAAAATGGCAAAAGGATTTGAAAAGCGAGCGCAGTTACTGGTGCAAGGAGTTTGCAGGTACCGCATAATCGAATTCATCGAAGGTCAGCCCTATCTTCAAGCTCGGATAGAACCTCTGGAAGATCAGGAAATCAAAGATATCGAAGTTGAAGCACTAATGGTCAACCTGACCAACCTCTTTGACCGGGTGGTCAAATTGACTCCATTTATGCCTCAAGAATTCGCAGCCATGGCAAAAAACATTACGGAACCGGGAGTTTTAGCAGATCTCGTTGCCTCTATAATCAATGTAACCACAGAGGAAAAGCAGGCTGTGCTGGAAATACTGAACGTTAAAGAAAGACTACGAGAAGTTACGCGTCTGGTTAATCATCAGATAGAAATACTGGAATTGGGCAATAAAATCCAATCCCAGGTTAAAAGCGACATGGAGAAAAGCCAGAGAGAGTATTTCCTAAGGCAGCAACTGAACGCAATCCGAAAGGAGCTAGGTGAAACGGAGGAAGCACGGCCAGATATTGAAGAGTACAGAAAACGACTTGCCGAGAAAGATCTACCCGATGAGGTGCGGAAAGAGGCTGAAAGGGAGTTAAACCGACTAGAAAGGATGCATCCATCATCAGCGGAATATACCGTTTCGTCCACGTATTTAGATTGGATTATCGCCCTACCTTGGAGAGAACATACTGAAGACAATCTGGACATAAAAAAAGCAAGGTTTGTACTTGATGAAGATCACTACGGCCTTGAAAAACCGAAAAAAAGAATTATCGAATACCTTGCGGTGAGAAAATTGAAACCGGACACTAAGGGACCCATCTTGTGCTTTGTAGGTCCGCCAGGAACGGGGAAAACCTCCCTCGGACAATCCATAGCGCGTGCACTAGGCCGTAAGTTTGTGAGAATAGCTCTTGGAGGTGTTAGGGATGAAGCAGAGATCAGAGGGCACAGGCGTACTTATATTGGAGCCTTACCAGGAAGAATCATCCAAGGCATCAGAAGGGCTGAGAGTAACAACCCTGTTTTCATGCTAGATGAGATAGATAAAGTTGGGAGCGATTTTCGCGGTGATCCCTCATCGGCGCTCCTTGAGGTACTCGATCCTGCCCAAAACTACTCTTTCGTAGATCATTATCTTGATCTACCATTTGATCTATCCCACGTAATGTTCATTACCACAGCCAACGTTCTTGACACTATTCCTCCAGCACTTAGAGACCGCCTCGAAATCATTGAACTAGCAAGTTACACAAGCGAAGAGAAACTGCAAATCGCAAGAAGATACCTCATTCCAAGACAGATAAGAGAAAATGGATTAACGGAAGAACGGATATCTTTTACCAACGGCGCTATCAAACTAATAATATCAGGATATACCAGAGAGGCCGGTGTGCGGGGTCTGGAACGGGAAATTGCGGCAATCTGCAGGGGTGTAGCCTGTGCGGTGGCTGAAGGTTACACCGGGAAGACAGTTATCCGTCAGAAGGATGTGCCTCGATATCTCGGGCCAATCCGCACTTTTCAAGAAACAGCAATAAGAACCTCAAAACCCGGGGTAGTAATGGGACTTGCCTGGACACCCACAGGTGGCGAATTGTTGTTCGTTGAGGCGACGGCTATGCCGGGTAATAAAGGACTCACAATGACGGGACAACTGGGAGATGTCATGAAGGAATCGGCAACCGCCGCACTCAGTTATATAAGATCAAACGCAGATTCCCTCGGTATAGATAAAAACTTCTTCGATAAACTGGACATCCACATACACGTGCCATCCGGTGCCATACCGAAAGATGGCCCATCAGCTGGCGTTACCATTCTCACAGCACTCACATCCCTCTTAACGAATAAAACCGTAAAGAAAAATATTGCCATGACAGGGGAAATCACCCTCAGAGGGCTTGTTCTTCCCGTTGGAGGCATAAAAGAAAAGGTTCTCGCCGCCCACCGGGCAGGCGTAAAAACAGTCATCCTTCCTAAATGGAATCAGAAAGATCTTGAAGATATACCAGCTAAAACAAAAAGGGATATGGAATTCATATTCGTGGATGATACGATGGACGTTCTTAGAGCTGCAGGTCTTCTGGCGAGTTAG
- a CDS encoding Hsp20/alpha crystallin family protein encodes MSYIKIKFHKEQQTENEETVDFLQGTILVSSTSLFSLGTNTWRPHVDMYETPDEILMLVDLAGVRKEDIHLEVSQRKVKIYGKRDHNFLPGTIRYHLAEIPYGYFERQLTFSEPIDLENIEAVYSNGLLEIHIPKRKEEDVRKRVPITKP; translated from the coding sequence ATGAGCTACATAAAGATAAAATTTCATAAAGAACAACAAACAGAGAACGAGGAAACGGTTGATTTTCTCCAGGGTACAATCTTGGTATCAAGCACTTCCCTTTTTTCCTTGGGCACCAACACATGGCGTCCCCACGTAGACATGTACGAAACCCCTGACGAGATTTTGATGCTTGTCGACCTCGCGGGCGTGCGAAAAGAAGATATCCACCTCGAGGTAAGTCAACGAAAAGTGAAAATCTATGGCAAACGTGACCACAATTTCCTACCAGGAACAATACGTTACCATCTCGCGGAGATACCCTACGGATACTTTGAGCGACAATTAACATTCTCAGAACCCATCGACCTTGAAAACATAGAGGCTGTATACAGTAACGGTTTACTGGAAATTCACATTCCCAAGAGAAAAGAAGAGGATGTCCGAAAGAGAGTTCCTATTACCAAACCTTAA
- a CDS encoding protein phosphatase 2C domain-containing protein — MSCRVFLEASWLTDVGLVRPINEDSLYCDVEKGIFIVADGLGGHRAGEVASSLAVKIIGDLLQNSVLDGTTIVDIQSILSDAILRAHKEIKLKGTSDPRLHGMGTTISIAVVRENEAIIAHCGDSRVYHYRERLRRITIDHTMGTYLVREKGIPENFVPSFYWNILTKSLGADDDPSPDMNIVELEDNDILLLCTDGLTGMISDDEIEREIKIYSSNLRFLAERLVSEAKMRGGHDNITVIVVRYMLRSGRDLWRR; from the coding sequence TTGTCCTGCCGAGTGTTCCTTGAAGCCTCGTGGCTCACCGATGTAGGATTAGTTAGGCCTATTAACGAAGATAGTTTGTACTGTGATGTTGAGAAGGGAATTTTCATCGTGGCTGATGGTTTGGGTGGACACAGAGCAGGTGAAGTTGCAAGTTCGCTTGCGGTCAAAATAATTGGAGATTTACTCCAGAATAGTGTTCTCGATGGGACAACAATAGTCGATATACAATCCATTTTATCGGATGCTATTCTCCGAGCCCATAAAGAGATCAAGTTGAAAGGTACATCTGATCCCCGGTTGCACGGTATGGGTACTACTATTAGTATTGCTGTTGTGCGGGAAAATGAGGCAATAATCGCCCACTGTGGTGATAGCAGGGTATACCATTATCGCGAGCGTCTTCGAAGAATCACCATTGATCACACAATGGGAACCTACCTTGTTAGGGAAAAAGGAATACCAGAAAATTTTGTCCCTAGTTTCTATTGGAATATTTTGACAAAGTCGCTTGGAGCCGATGATGATCCTTCACCGGACATGAATATCGTAGAGTTGGAGGATAATGATATCTTGCTTCTCTGTACTGACGGTCTGACCGGTATGATATCGGATGATGAAATCGAAAGGGAAATTAAAATATACTCGAGCAACCTCAGATTTTTGGCGGAAAGGTTGGTGTCGGAGGCCAAGATGAGGGGTGGCCATGATAATATCACAGTAATTGTAGTTAGATACATGTTGCGAAGCGGGCGTGATCTTTGGAGGAGGTAG